A single window of Pectobacterium parmentieri DNA harbors:
- a CDS encoding FMN-dependent NADH-azoreductase — MSKVLVLKSSILAGYSQSNQLADHFTAQWQSAHPADSITVRDLAAQPIPVLDGELVGALRPSDATLTPRQQEALKLSDDLIAELQAHDVIVIAAPMYNFNIPTQLKNYFDLVARAGVTFRYTEQGPEGLVKGKRAIVLTSRGGIHKGTPTDLLEPYLRVFLGFLGLTDLEFVFAEGYGYGPDVAQKATEDAKTQLSQLVTA, encoded by the coding sequence ATGAGCAAAGTATTGGTTTTGAAATCAAGCATTCTGGCAGGTTATTCTCAGTCAAACCAACTGGCCGACCACTTCACCGCCCAGTGGCAATCTGCCCATCCAGCCGATAGCATCACCGTTCGCGACCTAGCCGCCCAACCGATTCCGGTTCTCGATGGTGAATTAGTCGGTGCGCTACGCCCGTCCGATGCAACGCTGACTCCGCGCCAGCAGGAAGCACTGAAACTGTCCGACGACTTAATCGCTGAATTGCAGGCACATGACGTGATCGTGATCGCTGCGCCAATGTATAACTTCAACATTCCTACCCAGTTGAAGAACTACTTCGACTTGGTAGCACGCGCGGGTGTGACATTCCGCTACACCGAGCAAGGCCCTGAAGGTCTGGTGAAAGGCAAACGCGCTATTGTATTAACCAGCCGTGGTGGTATCCATAAGGGTACACCAACCGATCTGCTGGAACCGTACCTGCGTGTGTTCCTGGGCTTCCTCGGTCTGACCGACCTGGAGTTCGTATTCGCAGAAGGCTACGGTTACGGCCCAGATGTGGCACAGAAAGCGACCGAAGACGCAAAAACACAACTGTCTCAGTTGGTCACTGCATAA
- a CDS encoding EAL domain-containing protein has product MLKHLSHDEKKRMQTLDELQKSDTSQDDILHKLTKLACELLETPTALVTLTGTKSLHVKAKTHFPLDDMDKIGSFDHFTVQTGQHFVCPDAIQDNRFNDSPYVTGKPFIRFYAGVPLKTKEGYSIGTFCVIDYVPRTFSKVQLRLLHDLAAVAMVLIEYRNAIGLIDGVTLLPNRQHLIDDISHITDIHERYLLILIDTIDISYAYEMGCALGMPTVEGLLKDIGIFLRLSLSSPDNLYCAAVGRFALLVKADKKAQILAELDACAERIHESISSHIPLKLEFFVGYTEFQIPASDPQRILRESMSALRASITQNIRQFAYEPEADQAQQIAFTLLNELADVVQNNKPGLYLVYQPKLSIKTNTVIGAEALIRWRHPELGEIYPDQFIPLAEGTTLMRPLTDWVTRKAASQVKQWRQQGVNFPVSINVSARNFSENDFIPRLVAILDSHGLTPQDIDIECVETQKIIESAETLATIQTLKQMGFTIALDDFGTGYSNLSYLRNIPSTVIKLDKSLIKDIKTDRKSRVIVQSIINMLHKLDYIVLAEGVENKETLEHLARFGCDEVQGYYFSRPISPEAFITWMDEYTSRTSD; this is encoded by the coding sequence ATGTTAAAACATTTGAGCCATGATGAAAAAAAACGCATGCAGACTCTCGACGAATTACAGAAATCCGATACATCTCAAGATGATATTCTTCATAAACTCACGAAACTGGCCTGCGAACTGCTTGAAACCCCGACGGCGCTCGTGACGCTCACTGGCACTAAATCTCTGCATGTTAAAGCGAAAACCCATTTTCCTCTGGATGATATGGATAAAATCGGTTCCTTTGATCATTTCACTGTACAGACAGGTCAACACTTCGTCTGCCCCGATGCCATTCAGGACAACCGCTTTAACGATAGCCCCTATGTAACGGGCAAGCCTTTTATCCGTTTTTATGCTGGCGTACCGCTTAAGACCAAAGAAGGCTATTCCATCGGTACATTCTGCGTCATTGATTACGTTCCACGGACCTTCAGTAAGGTTCAACTGCGTTTACTACATGACTTAGCCGCGGTGGCGATGGTTTTAATCGAATACCGTAACGCGATTGGCCTGATTGATGGCGTAACCCTGTTACCCAACCGCCAACATCTGATTGACGACATCAGCCACATTACCGACATTCACGAACGCTACCTGCTCATCCTGATTGATACCATCGATATTTCTTACGCCTATGAAATGGGGTGTGCATTAGGCATGCCGACCGTAGAAGGCCTGCTGAAAGATATCGGCATCTTCCTGCGTCTCAGTTTGAGTTCACCAGATAATCTTTATTGTGCGGCGGTTGGTCGTTTCGCTCTGCTGGTGAAGGCAGATAAAAAAGCGCAAATTCTAGCAGAGCTTGATGCTTGTGCAGAGCGGATCCATGAAAGTATCTCCAGCCATATCCCGCTTAAACTGGAATTTTTCGTTGGGTACACTGAATTCCAGATCCCGGCCAGCGATCCGCAACGAATTTTGCGTGAATCCATGAGTGCCCTACGCGCTTCCATCACCCAAAATATCCGCCAGTTCGCTTATGAACCCGAGGCCGATCAAGCCCAGCAAATAGCGTTTACCTTGCTCAATGAGTTAGCCGATGTTGTACAGAATAATAAGCCAGGTCTCTATTTGGTGTACCAGCCAAAGTTGAGTATTAAAACCAACACCGTTATTGGTGCCGAAGCGCTGATTCGCTGGCGTCACCCCGAACTGGGTGAGATTTATCCCGACCAGTTTATTCCACTGGCGGAAGGGACGACATTGATGCGCCCATTAACTGACTGGGTTACCCGAAAAGCGGCAAGCCAGGTGAAACAGTGGCGTCAGCAGGGGGTAAACTTCCCGGTATCCATTAATGTCTCTGCCAGAAATTTTTCCGAGAATGACTTCATCCCACGTCTTGTCGCCATTCTGGACAGTCACGGCCTCACGCCTCAGGACATTGACATCGAGTGTGTTGAAACGCAGAAAATCATTGAAAGCGCGGAGACACTTGCCACCATCCAGACGCTGAAGCAGATGGGGTTTACTATCGCTCTCGATGATTTCGGCACGGGGTATAGCAATTTAAGCTACTTGCGTAATATCCCCTCGACGGTGATAAAGCTGGATAAATCGCTGATTAAAGATATAAAAACTGACCGTAAGAGTCGTGTCATTGTACAATCTATTATCAATATGCTGCACAAACTAGACTATATCGTGCTGGCTGAAGGCGTAGAGAATAAGGAAACGCTCGAACATTTGGCTCGTTTTGGCTGTGATGAAGTTCAGGGTTATTATTTTTCCCGACCTATCTCACCGGAAGCGTTCATTACCTGGATGGATGAGTACACCTCACGCACGTCGGATTAA
- a CDS encoding YnbE family lipoprotein gives MNKSEIMLMCCTAAFLTGCVPRIEVAAPKEPITINMNVKIEHEIHIKADKNATQLLERSDNAAGDEIKKSAPEGAQ, from the coding sequence ATGAATAAAAGCGAAATAATGCTGATGTGTTGCACGGCGGCTTTCCTGACGGGATGTGTGCCGCGTATTGAAGTCGCCGCCCCGAAAGAGCCGATCACTATCAATATGAATGTGAAGATTGAGCATGAGATTCACATCAAAGCGGATAAAAACGCGACGCAACTGCTGGAACGTTCGGACAATGCTGCAGGTGATGAAATAAAGAAAAGCGCGCCGGAGGGCGCGCAATAA
- a CDS encoding YdbH family protein, whose amino-acid sequence MIKKYALPMAFLLVILLLVSWRAMPQWLPGLAKIWLPTNMSLAVKDTLGWQNRGLHSEGFSIQAGECALLDVQNVTLRWHRWQWHADVDAVTLNSDCLQYVPASSDTESPAQLAQWQARLPAAVIQVKKFTLQPWQDYAGQVRFSSDGKQQQTLDYQGDQLAFRAELNDKRLTLHESMLATPAGFVRLQVSGDIELADTLGATPVQGRLSGKLDSGQTPDPLSLLLNWHNQQGELVLNAAHDEVPLISLPWQLADDVIQVTNGIWRWPYADQPLSGQVAMTLQHWRQGLDATMINARLNMLTQGHNGKANAVLVLGPGNIGLLNSDLRFQLTGQANLPALSLTATLPGVLQGSILNPELSLLPGALLRAWGTPAPQIYLEEARWPLAGVRVSATGVNGRLQAIVKAREAYWGHFNLHLDGQAQDFWPDQGQWQWRYWGNGRLPPLKGQWDVAGRGRWQDTLIEVSQLSSGLDQLGYGMVTVFQPRLTITEPIRWQRARSGEHFQGALQLASERAHFSNGGYLPPSLLTLAMQGHSPNDFQLQGQLQAEEIGPVKLRGRWDGERLRGGAWWPTQPLKVFQPLLSPLLKMNIRAGQFYAQAAFSAARKEGFSAGGHWVVKNGGLWLQDGEVSGVNFVLPYRLKDQRWQLGVRQPVTLRIDVLDNLFRMSNIRVDLQGFYPYSERRPLVMSQADMDVLNGHVGLSTLRWPQREPALFTVKRVDLSELTTVLKQKQFALSGRVSGTLPLNFNHPTMLIERGRITNDGFLTLRLDNQLADELASKNLAGGAAIGWLRYLEIGRSYATLDLNNQGDLTLTSQVQGKNPQLSAKRQVILNYRHQENIFQLWRSLRFGDNLLDTLEQQANE is encoded by the coding sequence ATGATTAAAAAATACGCACTTCCAATGGCGTTCCTGCTTGTCATTTTGCTATTGGTTTCCTGGCGGGCGATGCCGCAGTGGCTGCCGGGCCTAGCCAAAATTTGGCTACCGACGAACATGTCTTTGGCTGTAAAAGATACGTTGGGTTGGCAGAACCGCGGGTTACATAGCGAAGGTTTCAGCATTCAGGCGGGAGAGTGCGCGCTGCTTGATGTGCAGAATGTCACGTTGCGTTGGCATCGCTGGCAATGGCATGCCGATGTTGATGCCGTGACGTTAAACAGCGACTGTCTGCAATATGTGCCAGCGAGCAGCGACACGGAGTCTCCCGCGCAGTTGGCGCAGTGGCAAGCGCGGCTGCCTGCTGCCGTTATTCAAGTGAAGAAATTTACGCTACAACCCTGGCAGGATTATGCCGGACAGGTGCGGTTCAGTAGTGATGGTAAACAGCAACAAACGCTCGATTATCAGGGCGATCAGTTGGCGTTTAGGGCAGAACTGAATGATAAGCGCCTGACTCTACATGAAAGCATGCTCGCGACACCCGCGGGGTTCGTGCGTCTGCAAGTCAGCGGTGATATAGAATTAGCCGATACGTTGGGTGCGACGCCAGTGCAGGGGCGTCTCTCTGGGAAACTTGATTCAGGGCAGACGCCGGATCCACTTTCCCTCCTGCTGAATTGGCATAATCAGCAAGGCGAATTGGTGCTGAATGCCGCACATGATGAGGTGCCGCTGATATCGCTACCGTGGCAACTGGCGGATGACGTCATTCAGGTTACTAACGGCATCTGGCGCTGGCCTTATGCGGATCAGCCGCTCTCCGGGCAAGTGGCAATGACATTGCAGCACTGGCGGCAAGGGCTGGATGCCACCATGATTAACGCGCGTTTGAATATGCTGACGCAAGGGCATAACGGCAAGGCTAACGCCGTGTTGGTTCTCGGGCCGGGTAATATTGGCCTGCTTAACAGCGACTTGCGCTTTCAGCTTACCGGACAGGCTAACTTACCGGCGCTCTCCCTGACGGCGACATTGCCAGGCGTTTTGCAAGGTTCCATTCTCAACCCCGAACTCTCTCTTTTACCGGGCGCGCTGCTGCGTGCCTGGGGGACGCCCGCGCCGCAGATTTATCTGGAGGAAGCGCGTTGGCCGCTAGCGGGCGTTCGGGTGAGTGCGACCGGCGTGAATGGGCGGCTACAGGCGATTGTGAAGGCGCGGGAAGCATACTGGGGGCACTTTAATCTACACCTTGATGGTCAGGCGCAGGATTTCTGGCCGGATCAAGGGCAGTGGCAATGGCGATATTGGGGCAATGGTCGCCTGCCACCGCTGAAAGGGCAATGGGATGTGGCTGGGCGAGGGCGCTGGCAGGATACCCTGATAGAAGTGAGCCAACTGTCGAGTGGGTTAGACCAGTTGGGTTATGGCATGGTAACGGTATTCCAGCCTCGCCTGACGATTACTGAACCGATCCGTTGGCAGCGTGCCCGTTCAGGTGAACATTTTCAAGGTGCGCTGCAACTAGCCTCCGAGCGAGCGCACTTTAGCAACGGCGGCTATTTGCCGCCTTCATTATTAACGTTGGCAATGCAGGGGCACAGCCCGAATGATTTTCAGCTACAAGGGCAGCTTCAGGCTGAAGAGATCGGGCCAGTCAAGCTGCGTGGGCGTTGGGATGGGGAACGGCTACGCGGTGGTGCGTGGTGGCCAACGCAGCCGCTTAAGGTGTTTCAACCTCTGCTTTCCCCGTTGCTGAAAATGAATATCCGTGCCGGACAGTTTTACGCTCAGGCGGCATTTTCCGCCGCGCGTAAAGAAGGGTTCAGCGCTGGCGGACACTGGGTAGTGAAAAATGGTGGGCTGTGGCTACAGGATGGTGAAGTCAGCGGGGTAAATTTCGTCCTGCCTTACCGCCTGAAAGATCAGCGCTGGCAATTGGGTGTCAGGCAACCGGTCACGCTGCGAATTGACGTGCTGGATAACCTGTTTAGGATGAGCAATATCCGTGTCGATCTACAGGGGTTTTATCCGTACAGTGAACGACGGCCGCTGGTGATGTCTCAGGCTGATATGGATGTATTGAATGGGCATGTCGGCCTCTCCACGCTACGCTGGCCGCAGCGGGAACCCGCGTTGTTCACCGTTAAGCGTGTCGATCTCAGCGAACTGACGACGGTGCTGAAGCAAAAGCAGTTTGCGCTGTCCGGCCGCGTGAGCGGCACGCTACCGCTGAATTTCAACCACCCGACTATGTTGATTGAACGCGGGCGTATTACCAACGATGGCTTCCTGACGCTGCGTCTGGACAATCAGTTGGCAGATGAGCTAGCGAGTAAGAACTTGGCGGGAGGTGCGGCGATTGGCTGGCTGCGCTATCTGGAGATCGGACGTTCCTATGCCACACTTGACCTGAACAATCAGGGTGATCTGACATTAACGTCGCAGGTGCAGGGGAAAAACCCGCAGCTTAGCGCGAAACGACAGGTCATTCTTAACTATCGCCATCAGGAGAATATCTTCCAGCTCTGGCGCAGCCTGCGCTTTGGCGATAACTTGCTGGATACGCTGGAACAGCAGGCGAATGAATAA
- a CDS encoding methyl-accepting chemotaxis protein produces MRKNFPVSDIQYLLDEKAKLMSVTTTDSHITYANDDFIDASGYDFEEILHQPHNIVRHPDMPPQAFTDMWATLKAGKIWTAVVKNRRKSGDYYWVKASTTPLMKEGKITGYMSVRTRVLPEEVRQAEALYRQMNEDKLKNRRLYQGLLIYKGPLKLLSLFNVIPVRWRIRSYVFLFMLFTLLFLFATSPLTTPLLVFVLVLLAGATITSELLVRHVAKPLEKILRQAINSASGQADNSFQLNRVDEVGMLLRAVNQSGMNFRTFVDDVNGKLAELRHACGEIASGNYTLSQRCEDTSQSLQSTASSVEQLTATIKSNASATQLATRCANDANQAVDAGEKAVSQVTDTMATMTRSSKEITDIISVLDNLAFQTNILALNAAVEAAHAGEQGKSFAVVAGEVRILAQRSAAAAKDIAEIIDTTITNIHTSDKLVNNTSQSMQNILTQVQQVTQLVNQISLATQEQSQGLGQINSAVNNIDELTRQNTILATHSSSAISSLEQQIATMSEAVSVFSIPR; encoded by the coding sequence ATGCGTAAGAATTTTCCTGTCAGCGATATTCAGTATTTATTAGATGAAAAAGCCAAGCTAATGTCGGTGACGACCACCGATAGCCATATCACTTATGCAAATGACGATTTTATTGATGCCAGTGGTTACGACTTTGAGGAAATTCTCCATCAGCCTCACAATATCGTGCGCCACCCGGACATGCCCCCACAGGCGTTTACCGACATGTGGGCAACGCTGAAGGCAGGAAAAATTTGGACGGCAGTCGTCAAGAACCGCCGTAAAAGTGGCGATTACTATTGGGTGAAAGCCAGTACGACGCCGCTAATGAAGGAAGGGAAAATAACCGGATATATGTCGGTACGAACGCGAGTTTTACCGGAGGAGGTTCGGCAGGCAGAGGCACTTTACCGCCAAATGAACGAGGATAAATTAAAAAATCGTCGGCTCTATCAGGGATTATTGATTTATAAAGGGCCGTTAAAACTGCTTAGCTTATTTAACGTCATTCCCGTGCGTTGGCGGATACGAAGCTACGTTTTCCTTTTCATGCTATTCACACTTCTTTTCTTATTCGCTACCTCTCCTCTCACCACTCCGCTACTCGTTTTTGTCTTGGTGCTACTCGCTGGCGCGACAATAACCAGCGAATTATTAGTTCGACACGTGGCAAAACCCCTGGAAAAAATTCTACGGCAAGCCATTAACTCCGCATCCGGGCAGGCAGATAATTCATTTCAACTTAATCGGGTGGACGAAGTCGGCATGCTATTACGCGCAGTCAATCAGTCTGGTATGAATTTCCGCACGTTTGTCGATGATGTCAACGGTAAACTGGCCGAACTACGTCACGCCTGTGGCGAGATTGCTTCGGGGAATTACACGCTAAGCCAGCGTTGCGAAGATACCTCACAAAGTTTGCAATCCACCGCCTCCTCAGTGGAACAGTTGACGGCGACGATTAAAAGCAATGCTTCGGCTACACAGCTAGCGACACGCTGTGCCAACGATGCTAATCAGGCCGTGGATGCGGGTGAGAAAGCGGTCAGTCAGGTAACGGATACCATGGCAACCATGACCCGTTCCAGCAAAGAGATCACCGATATCATCAGCGTGCTGGATAATCTGGCGTTCCAAACGAATATCCTGGCGCTCAATGCAGCAGTAGAAGCCGCGCATGCGGGAGAACAAGGCAAGAGTTTCGCCGTGGTTGCGGGGGAAGTGCGTATTCTGGCGCAGCGGAGTGCCGCCGCCGCCAAGGACATCGCAGAGATTATCGATACCACCATTACCAACATTCACACCAGCGATAAATTGGTCAATAACACCAGTCAGTCAATGCAGAACATACTGACGCAGGTGCAGCAGGTCACGCAGCTCGTGAATCAAATCAGCCTGGCAACACAAGAGCAATCACAAGGGCTGGGGCAAATTAACTCAGCGGTGAATAATATTGATGAATTGACCCGCCAGAACACCATTTTGGCTACGCATTCCAGTTCTGCCATCAGCAGCCTGGAACAACAGATCGCTACCATGTCTGAAGCCGTATCGGTCTTCAGCATTC
- the hrpA gene encoding ATP-dependent RNA helicase HrpA — MKSPLSALSTQLSELMLRDRQRLRRRLQGAAKVSSPQAQAAIAQEIEGEIVAARQKVENRRASCPTIHYPEQLPVSQKKDEILEALRHHQVIIVAGETGSGKTTQLPKICLELGRGVHGLIGHTQPRRLAARTVADRIAAELETPLGGSVGYKVRFNDQVGDNTLVKLMTDGILLAEIQQDRLLMQYDTLIIDEAHERSLNIDFIMGYLRQLLPKRPDLKVIITSATIDPQRFSRHFNHAPIIEVSGRTYPVDVRYRPVVEDADDSERDQLQAIFDAVDELTREGPGDILVFMSGEREIRDTAEALTRLDLPHTEILPLYARLSNQEQNRVFQSHHGRRIVLATNVAETSLTVPGIRYVIDPGTARISRYSFRTKVQRLPIEPVSQASANQRKGRCGRVAAGVCIRLYSEQDFLSRPEFTDPEILRTNLASVILQMTSLGLGDIAAFPFVEAPDKRNIQDGVRLLEELGAIHLAENGHYHLTPQGQQLAQLPIDPRLARMVLEARKMGCVREVMVITAALSIQDPRERPMDKKQASDEKHRRFADKDSDFLAFVNLWDYLREQQKALSSSQFRRQCRTDFLNYLRVREWQDIYTQLRQVVKELGLPVNSEPADYLSIHCSLLTGLLSHIGQKDIEKQEFSGARNARFAIFPGSGLFKKPPKWTMVAELVETSRLWGRIAARIEPEWIEPLAPHLIKRSYSDPHWEKAQGTVMAQEKVTLFGLPIVAARKVNYSSIDPTLAREMFIRHALVEGDWQTHHAFFRANLKLLAEVEDLEHKSRRRDILVDDETLFAFYDRRLPHDVVSSRHFDKWWKGASRDNADLLNFEKSMLIKDGAEKVSALDYPNFWHQDNLKLRLSYQFEPGTDADGVTVHIPLPILNQVREEGFEWQIPGVRRELAIALIKSLPKPLRRNFVPAPNYAEAFLARTTPLEKGLLDALERELRLMTGVTVPREAWQWDQVPDHLKITFRVIDEKNRTQREGKELSALKDQLKDKVQQTLSSVVDDGLEQRGLHVWSFGSLPDCYEQKRGGYSVKAYPALVDEKDSVAIRLFDTPHQQQQVMRHGLRRLLLLNIPSPIKYLHEKLPNKAKLGLYFNPYGKVLDLIDDCIACAVDKLIESSGGPVWQEDAFQQLHEKVRAELNETVVDIAKQVEQILTAVFAINKRLKGRVDMAMALALSDIKSQLSGLVFRGFVTQNGWQRLPDVLRYLHAIERRLEKLAQDVHRDRAQMLKVEQVQQAWQQWSNKLPTERRDDDDVKAVRWMLEELRVSYFAQQLGTPFPISDKRVLQAMEQVEG; from the coding sequence GTGAAATCACCTCTCAGTGCATTATCTACGCAGTTAAGTGAGCTAATGCTTCGCGATCGGCAACGTTTGCGCCGTCGTTTGCAGGGCGCAGCGAAGGTCAGCAGCCCGCAGGCTCAGGCCGCGATCGCTCAGGAAATTGAGGGGGAAATTGTTGCGGCGCGCCAGAAAGTCGAGAATCGGCGGGCAAGCTGCCCGACAATTCACTACCCTGAGCAGTTGCCCGTTAGTCAGAAAAAAGACGAGATACTGGAGGCGCTGCGTCATCATCAGGTGATTATTGTCGCAGGTGAAACGGGTTCGGGTAAGACCACGCAGTTGCCGAAAATCTGTCTCGAACTGGGGCGTGGCGTGCATGGTCTGATTGGCCACACGCAGCCACGCCGTCTGGCTGCGAGAACCGTCGCCGACCGTATTGCCGCAGAGTTGGAAACGCCGCTGGGTGGCAGCGTCGGGTATAAAGTCCGTTTTAACGATCAGGTCGGTGACAATACGCTGGTCAAACTGATGACCGACGGTATCCTACTGGCGGAAATTCAGCAGGATCGCCTGTTGATGCAATATGACACGCTGATCATCGATGAAGCGCATGAACGCAGCCTGAATATCGATTTTATCATGGGCTATTTGCGCCAACTACTGCCAAAACGCCCTGATTTAAAAGTGATTATCACATCGGCTACCATCGATCCGCAGCGCTTCTCGCGCCATTTTAATCATGCGCCAATCATTGAAGTCTCGGGCAGGACGTATCCGGTGGATGTGCGTTACCGTCCCGTGGTGGAAGACGCTGATGACAGCGAGCGCGATCAGCTACAGGCGATTTTTGATGCCGTTGATGAACTGACACGCGAAGGGCCGGGTGACATACTGGTCTTCATGAGCGGCGAACGTGAAATCCGCGATACGGCAGAGGCGTTGACCCGCCTGGATTTGCCGCATACCGAAATTTTACCGCTGTATGCACGTTTGTCGAATCAGGAACAAAACCGTGTCTTTCAGTCACATCATGGTCGCCGCATCGTGCTGGCGACCAACGTGGCGGAAACGTCACTTACCGTGCCGGGCATTCGCTATGTGATCGATCCAGGTACTGCGCGTATCAGCCGCTATAGCTTCCGCACCAAGGTACAACGGCTACCGATTGAACCGGTCTCGCAGGCGTCGGCGAATCAGCGTAAAGGGCGCTGTGGCCGTGTTGCCGCTGGGGTGTGTATTCGCCTCTATTCCGAGCAGGATTTTCTCTCTCGACCTGAATTTACCGACCCTGAAATTCTTCGCACCAATCTGGCTTCCGTCATTCTGCAAATGACGTCGCTGGGGTTAGGGGATATCGCCGCGTTCCCGTTTGTTGAAGCGCCAGATAAGCGCAACATTCAGGACGGCGTGCGCTTGCTGGAGGAACTGGGGGCGATTCATCTGGCGGAGAACGGGCATTACCATCTAACGCCACAAGGGCAACAGTTGGCGCAATTACCGATTGACCCACGTTTGGCGCGTATGGTGCTGGAAGCGCGTAAAATGGGCTGTGTGCGTGAGGTGATGGTAATTACTGCCGCGCTGTCGATTCAGGACCCGCGCGAAAGGCCGATGGATAAGAAGCAGGCGTCAGATGAAAAACACCGTCGCTTTGCCGATAAAGACTCTGATTTTCTGGCCTTCGTCAATCTGTGGGACTATCTGCGTGAGCAGCAGAAAGCGCTGTCTTCCAGCCAGTTCCGCCGTCAGTGTCGTACCGATTTTCTTAACTACTTGCGCGTTCGTGAATGGCAGGATATCTACACGCAACTGCGTCAGGTGGTGAAAGAGTTGGGGTTACCGGTCAACAGCGAACCGGCTGATTATCTGAGTATTCACTGCTCGCTGCTCACTGGCTTGTTGTCGCATATCGGACAGAAAGACATTGAGAAACAAGAATTCAGCGGTGCGCGTAACGCCCGGTTTGCTATTTTTCCAGGCTCCGGGTTATTCAAAAAACCGCCTAAATGGACGATGGTGGCTGAGCTGGTGGAGACCAGCCGCTTATGGGGGCGCATCGCCGCGCGCATTGAACCCGAGTGGATCGAACCGCTGGCTCCGCATCTGATTAAACGGAGCTACAGCGATCCTCACTGGGAGAAAGCGCAGGGTACGGTGATGGCGCAGGAGAAGGTGACGCTCTTCGGGCTGCCGATTGTTGCGGCGCGTAAGGTGAACTACAGCTCAATCGATCCGACACTGGCGCGAGAGATGTTCATCCGCCATGCGCTGGTGGAAGGCGATTGGCAAACGCATCACGCTTTTTTCCGCGCCAACCTTAAGTTGCTGGCGGAGGTGGAGGATTTAGAGCATAAATCGCGCCGCCGCGACATTTTGGTGGACGATGAAACGCTGTTTGCGTTTTACGATCGACGTTTGCCGCATGACGTTGTGTCGTCACGCCATTTTGACAAATGGTGGAAAGGTGCCAGCCGCGACAACGCCGACCTGCTTAATTTCGAAAAAAGCATGTTGATTAAAGACGGTGCGGAAAAGGTGAGTGCGCTGGATTACCCGAATTTCTGGCATCAGGACAACTTGAAATTACGCTTGTCCTATCAGTTTGAGCCGGGCACGGATGCGGATGGCGTAACGGTACACATTCCGCTGCCTATTCTCAATCAGGTTCGGGAAGAAGGCTTCGAGTGGCAAATTCCCGGCGTGCGTCGCGAACTGGCGATTGCGCTGATTAAATCGTTGCCTAAGCCGTTACGCCGTAACTTTGTTCCTGCGCCGAACTATGCAGAGGCCTTTCTGGCGCGTACCACGCCTTTGGAGAAAGGGTTATTGGATGCGCTGGAGCGTGAACTTCGGCTGATGACGGGCGTCACGGTGCCGCGTGAGGCGTGGCAGTGGGATCAGGTTCCCGATCATCTGAAAATCACGTTCCGCGTTATTGATGAGAAAAATCGGACGCAGCGAGAAGGTAAAGAGCTGAGCGCGCTGAAAGATCAGCTCAAGGATAAAGTGCAACAAACGCTGTCATCCGTGGTGGATGACGGGCTGGAGCAGCGTGGCCTGCACGTCTGGAGCTTCGGCTCGCTGCCGGATTGTTATGAGCAGAAACGAGGCGGCTACTCGGTCAAAGCCTACCCTGCGTTGGTGGATGAAAAAGACAGCGTGGCGATCCGCCTGTTTGACACACCACACCAGCAGCAGCAGGTCATGCGACACGGATTGCGCCGTCTGTTGTTATTAAATATTCCTTCGCCGATCAAATACCTACACGAAAAACTGCCGAACAAGGCGAAACTCGGCCTCTATTTCAACCCGTATGGTAAGGTGTTGGATCTCATCGATGACTGTATCGCCTGCGCGGTAGACAAACTTATTGAATCATCCGGCGGCCCAGTCTGGCAGGAAGACGCATTCCAGCAGTTGCATGAAAAAGTACGTGCAGAGCTGAACGAGACGGTGGTGGATATCGCCAAACAGGTTGAGCAAATCTTGACGGCGGTGTTCGCCATCAACAAGCGTCTGAAAGGGCGTGTAGACATGGCAATGGCGCTGGCATTAAGTGATATCAAAAGCCAGTTGAGCGGTCTGGTGTTCCGTGGTTTTGTGACCCAGAACGGTTGGCAACGTCTGCCGGACGTGCTGCGTTATCTGCATGCGATAGAACGCCGTCTGGAGAAGCTGGCGCAGGATGTCCACCGTGACAGGGCGCAGATGCTGAAAGTTGAACAGGTTCAACAGGCATGGCAGCAGTGGTCGAATAAGTTGCCTACGGAACGACGTGACGATGACGACGTGAAGGCAGTACGCTGGATGCTGGAAGAGCTGCGCGTCAGTTACTTTGCTCAACAGCTAGGGACACCGTTCCCGATCTCGGATAAGCGCGTATTGCAGGCGATGGAGCAGGTTGAAGGGTAA